Proteins encoded together in one Benincasa hispida cultivar B227 chromosome 1, ASM972705v1, whole genome shotgun sequence window:
- the LOC120070946 gene encoding AT-rich interactive domain-containing protein 1-like has translation MVSNEQTFDLFKLFVAVRDKGGYDVVSRKDLWDLVAEESGLGSIISSTLKVLYVEYLNVLERLLERVVEDRDSTNSCSSNGDGTGFGFNGMSPDTQFLKKNRDLHESNFLDYDDMIVVLKIDRHKNIAGCEETLCQLNTSQWDIYDTNDLYEDEDSSLELASNVAENFDDSEKSHSRNVQKDERAFVDGVESNVEFSHDSRKCDGSDSKEGVITDSISVEEINICHEKKCESMSGMVNWITEIAKNPCNPVIGLLPKSSKWKSSGNEEIWKQVLLTREAMLLNGHINSYFERSAQQGIHPSMFDDHQGSSYNLRQRTKSSKIFPCGMSRGQSRLPSMKDQLDQEILVATDSWMPDYMGKSASKQILIGPEFQVEVPEWSGITSESDSKWLGTLVWPLDKENKAFRRKHDPIGKGRDDLCKCQVRGSIECIQYHILKKRYKVKREIGSAFYNWKFDKMGEEVRLRWTEKDEQKFKGAVRSSSASFKQSFRTRIYKYFPYKSREDILCYYFNVFLLHHRGFQNRFTPDNICSDDELEYLCRRRKPYW, from the exons ATGGTTTCAAACGAGCAAACTTTCGATTTGTTTAAGCTATTTGTGGCTGTAAGAGACAAGGGTGGTTATGATGTTGTATCGAGGAAGGATTTGTGGGATTTGGTAGCAGAAGAATCTGGTTTAGGTTCAATTATCTCCTCCACTCTGAAAGTGCTGTACGTTGAGTATTTGAATGTTTTAGAGAGATTGCTGGAAAGGGTTGTCGAGGATAGAGACTCCACAAATAGTTGCAGCAGTAATGGAGATGGTACAGGCTTTGGATTTAATGGCATGTCGCCGGATACTCAATTTTTGAAGAAGAATCGTGATTTGCACGAATCAAATTTTTTGGACTATGATGATATGATTGTGGTTCTGAAGATTGATAGGCACAAGAATATTGCTGGTTGTGAGGAAACTCTTTGCCAGTTAAATACGAGCCAGTGGGACATTTATGACACGAATGACTTGTATGAAGATGAAGACTCTAGCCTGGAATTAGCATCCAATGTGGCTGAGAATTTTGATGATTCTGAGAAATCCCATAGTCGAAACGTTCAAAAGGATGAAAGGGCGTTTGTGGACGGGGTAGAAAGCAATGTCGAGTTCTCTCACGACAGCAGAAAGTGCGATGGTTCTGATAGCAAGGAAGGAGTGATTACAGATTCCATCTCAGTTgaagaaattaatatttgtCATGAGAAAAAGTGTGAATCCATGTCAGGAATGGTAAATTGGATAACAGAAATTGCAAAGAATCCATGTAACCCTGTTATTGGGTTATTACCTAAAAGTTCAAAGTGGAAGTCAAGTGGAAATGAAGAGATCTGGAAGCAAGTTCTGCTGACTCGAGAGGCAATGTTACTGAACGGACATATTAATTCTTATTTTGAACGGTCTGCTCAGCAG GGCATACATCCAAGCATGTTCGATGATCATCAAGGTTCCAGTTACAATCTAAGACAGAGGACAAAATCCAGTAAAATATTTCCTTGTGGGATGAGTCGTGGTCAAAGTCGTCTACCAAGTATGAAAGACCAACTAGACCAGGAGATTCTTGTAGCAACTGATTCCTGGATGCCAGATTACATGGGAAAATCTGCCTCAAAGCAAATACTTATAGGACCAGAATTTCAAGTTGAAGTACCAGAATGGAGCGGTATAACATCTGAAAGCGACTCTAAGTGGTTGGGGACCCTGGTTTGGCCTTTGGATAAAGAGAACAAAGCATTTCGCCGTAAACATGATCCCATTGGGAAGGGGCGGGACGATTTGTGTAAATGTCAGGTACGTGGTTCCATTGAATGCATTCAATatcatattttaaagaaaagatACAAAGTTAAGAGGGAAATAGGCTCTGCATTCTATAACTGGAAATTTGATAAAATGGGGGAGGAAGTAAGACTTCGTTGGACAGAGAAAGATGAGCAGAAGTTTAAGGGTGCTGTGAGGTCTAGTTCTGCGTCTTTTAAGCAGTCTTTTCGGACTcgtatttacaaatatttccCTTATAAAAGCAGAGAAGATATACTATGCTACTACTTTAATGTCTTCTTATTGCATCATAGAGGATTTCAGAACAGATTCACTCCAGATAACATTTGCAGTGATGATGAATTGGAATATTTATGTAGGAGGAGAAAGCCTTATTGGTAG